The genomic DNA TGCCAGCAAACCAATGGATTTGGTGTGATTAACTTTGAGGCTGCGCGCCACCGCACTCGGTGAATAGTGTAATTCTTTGATTGCCGCCCAGACGGCGTTGCGCGTCTCTTCCGCCACAAAGCGGGTTTTGTTAATTACATGTGATACGGTTGTAGTGGAAACGTTTGCGCGTTTTGCTACGTCTTTAATTGTTGCCATTAAATGTCACTCCAGACCATATCCTAAACTCCTGAAAAACTTGAAGGTAAACGTTTGCCTTCTCTCACCCTTATCACGCAATCTTGAATTGCGGCACGCCGGGAAAACGACACAGGACGTCAGGAGGGGGTCAATGGCCGGTACGCTAATAAATTTAGCGTGGAATTTTGTCCTATCTTGATGAAAAGGGGAAGAGCTAAAGTGGTTATCAGTTTAAATCCAGGAAGATTTTTGAACTAAACTGTGTAAAAATGAGCAGGCTCACTTTTCGTGGGGAGATTAAAAGGAGAAAAATTGATGAGCTACGATCTGAAGTTTTCGCTGGTGACCACCGTTATTGTACTGGCTCTGATTGTTGCGGCGGGTCTGACGGCTGCATTGCACTGATTTACACGGAGGGAGAGCTCTCTCCCTCTCAGTTTTCCTGATTGTTACGCCTGCGGCAAAAATCTTTTGCCAATTTGTTAACTTCTCATTTTTTGTGATTGATGTCATGCTTTCGGCTTCTTTGTTCTGTGTCACGACATGACACGGCATCCGGAGTTGACGCATGAAAATCAATTTTCCCCTGCTTGCCCTGGCGATTGGCGCTTTTGGGATTGGCACCACTGAATTCTCCCCGATGGGGTTACTGCCTGTTATCGCCCGGGGCGTGGATGTTTCTATCCCGGCGGCCGGGATGCTCATCAGCGCCTACGCCATTGGCGTGATGGTGGGGGCACCGCTCATGACGCTTCTGCTTTCACACCGCGCGCGCCGCAATGCGCTGATTTTCCTGATGGCGATATTTACGCTGGGCAACGTGCTCTCCGCGATTGCGCCGGATTACACCACCCTGATGTTGTCCCGCATTCTGACCAGTCTTAACCACGGCGCGTTCTTTGGGCTGGGATCGGTTGTGGCCGCAAGCGTGGTGCCAAAACACAAGCAGGCGAGTGCCGTGGCAACCATGTTTATGGGTCTGACGATTGCCAACATTGGCGGTGTACCTGCCGCAACCTGGCTGGGTGAGGCGATCGGCTGGCGCATGTCGTTCCTGGCGACGGCCGTGCTGGGTGTTATCGCCATGGTGGCGTTGTACTTCTCCTTGCCGAAAGGCAGCGCTGGTGAACGTCCTGACGTCCGCAAAGAGCTGTCGGTACTGATGCGCCCGCAGGTGCTCTCCGCGCTGTTGACCACCGTACTGGGGGCGGGCGCCATGTTTACCCTGTACACCTATATTTCACCGGTGTTGCACGATATCACCCACGCAACGCCTCTCTTTGTGACCGCGATGCTGGTGCTGATTGGTGTCGGGTTCTCTATAGGCAACTATCTCGGCGGGAAATTCGCCGATCGTTCCGTGAGCGGGACGCTGAAAGGCTTTTTAACGCTGCTGATTGTCATCATGATCGCCATTCCATGGCTGGCGCGTAATGAGGTCGGGGCGGCGATGGCGATGGTTGTCTGGGGGGCTGCGACCTTTGCCGTGGTTCCGCCGCTGCAGATGCGCGTGATGCGCGTTGCCCATGAGGCACCGGGTCTCTCGTCGTCGGTCAATATTGGCGCGTTTAACCTTGGCAATGCGCTCGGTGCCGCTGCCGGTGGTGCCGTCATTTCTGGTGGCCTGGGATACAGCTTTGTGCCGGTGATGGGGGCGATAATTGCCGCGCTCGGCCTGCTGTTAGTGATGATGTCTGGCCGTAAACAGCCGGAAGCAGCGTGCGCTGCTGAATAATTAAAAAACGCAGAAGGGCAACCCCTTCTGCGTGTCTCTTACGCGGCGAAGTTCTTCGCCACAAACGCCCAGTTAACCAGTGCCCAGAAGTGCTCCAGGTAGTTCGGGCGCGCGTTACGGTAATCAATGTAGTAGGCGTGTTCCCAGACGTCCACGGTCATCAGCGGCGTTGCGCTGGTGGTCAGTGGCGTACCCGCGTTCGAGGTGGAAACGATAGCCAGTTTGCCATCCGCGTCTTTCACCAGCCACGTCCAGCCAGAACCGAAGTTCTTGACTGCAGCATCCGTAAACTTCGCTTTAAAATCAGCAAAGCTACCAAATGCCGCGTTAATCGCGCCAGCCAGTTCACCCGTAGGTTCGCCGCCTGCATTCGGTGCCAGGCAGTGCCAGTAGAAGGTGTGGTTCCACACCTGAGCGGCATTGTTAAAGACACCGCCCTCTGAACTGCGGACGATCTCTTCCAGCGTTTTGCCTTCAAAATCGGTGCCCTTGATCAGGTTGTTCAGATTGGTGACGTACGTCTGGTGATGTTTGCCGTAGTGATACTCCAGGGTTTCCGCAGAAATGTGCGGGGCCAGGGCGTCTTTTGCATATGGTAGTGCAGGTAATTCGAACGACATTGCTTCTCTCCTTATTGTTTTTTATGTTGCCAATAACCACACAGACAACAGGGACAGAATAGCAAATTGAAAGGGTATGCAAAAGAGGAACTTACCCTGCCACGGCTGTGGCAGGGCAGGGGTTAGCGAATGGTTTTTGGCGTCATCACGCGGCGTGCGCCGACATAGTGACGTACCCAGTAGTCTTCACTGAGAGAGGTTATCTGGATGTCCTGGCCGCTACGTGGGGACTGAATAAATTTCCCGTTGCCTACATATACGCCAACGTGGTCAGCCGTGCCGCGCCCCTGAGTGCGGAAGAAGACGAGATCGCCATTCTCCAGTTCACCGCGGTTGACCGGTGACGCGTCGCGCAGGTGATACATCTCATTGGCGGTACGTGGAATACGGAACTTCACCAGATCTTTATAGGCGTAATAGACGAGGCCGCTGCAGTCGAAACCGGTACGCGGTGAGCTGCCGCCCCAGCGATAGGGTTTGCCGATCTGCCCCATCAGTTTATTCAACGCCGTTTTTTGCGCTTTCTGCACGCGAACCTTATGCACTTCCGCTATTTTCGTGACCTTCGTGCATTTCGCTTTATGACCTTTGCGGGGAATGCATTTTTCCGTCACGAGATTAGCTGCAGTTTGCGAGGCTTTGCTTTTGGTTGCGTGGGCAGTGCGGGAAGGTTTTGTTTTCGTCTTGCTGGAGGCGGTCTTTTTAGTCTGGGTGGTGGTCTTTTTCTTGTCGTTCTTGCTGGTGGTTTTTTTCTTACGGTCTGTGGTTTTGGCCAGATGCGTTTTTTGTACAGCAGAGTGCCGCGCCTGTTGAGAGGCGTTCGCCACTGGCGTGAAAGTGAGTGTTGTAAACAGTAAAGCACAGAGCGTGATCGAGATTTTATTTATCCGCGCCACTGGGCAGTCCCCTGAT from Enterobacter ludwigii includes the following:
- a CDS encoding MFS transporter; amino-acid sequence: MKINFPLLALAIGAFGIGTTEFSPMGLLPVIARGVDVSIPAAGMLISAYAIGVMVGAPLMTLLLSHRARRNALIFLMAIFTLGNVLSAIAPDYTTLMLSRILTSLNHGAFFGLGSVVAASVVPKHKQASAVATMFMGLTIANIGGVPAATWLGEAIGWRMSFLATAVLGVIAMVALYFSLPKGSAGERPDVRKELSVLMRPQVLSALLTTVLGAGAMFTLYTYISPVLHDITHATPLFVTAMLVLIGVGFSIGNYLGGKFADRSVSGTLKGFLTLLIVIMIAIPWLARNEVGAAMAMVVWGAATFAVVPPLQMRVMRVAHEAPGLSSSVNIGAFNLGNALGAAAGGAVISGGLGYSFVPVMGAIIAALGLLLVMMSGRKQPEAACAAE
- the sodB gene encoding superoxide dismutase [Fe] is translated as MSFELPALPYAKDALAPHISAETLEYHYGKHHQTYVTNLNNLIKGTDFEGKTLEEIVRSSEGGVFNNAAQVWNHTFYWHCLAPNAGGEPTGELAGAINAAFGSFADFKAKFTDAAVKNFGSGWTWLVKDADGKLAIVSTSNAGTPLTTSATPLMTVDVWEHAYYIDYRNARPNYLEHFWALVNWAFVAKNFAA
- a CDS encoding YnhF family membrane protein, with amino-acid sequence MSYDLKFSLVTTVIVLALIVAAGLTAALH
- a CDS encoding C40 family peptidase — its product is MARINKISITLCALLFTTLTFTPVANASQQARHSAVQKTHLAKTTDRKKKTTSKNDKKKTTTQTKKTASSKTKTKPSRTAHATKSKASQTAANLVTEKCIPRKGHKAKCTKVTKIAEVHKVRVQKAQKTALNKLMGQIGKPYRWGGSSPRTGFDCSGLVYYAYKDLVKFRIPRTANEMYHLRDASPVNRGELENGDLVFFRTQGRGTADHVGVYVGNGKFIQSPRSGQDIQITSLSEDYWVRHYVGARRVMTPKTIR